CCATGCCCGCCGCCCCCGCGCCCAGGGCGGCCAGCGCGAAGCCGGCGGGGCCGCGGGCGACCGCCAGCCCCGCGGCCGCCAGCGCCTCCAGGGCGGAGCCCAGCGCCAGCCCGGCGCGGCGCCCGGCCCGGTCGACCCACTGCCCGGCCAGCGGTGCCACCGCCAGCCCCGCCAGCGAGGAGAGGCCGACCACGGCGCCGGCGCCGGAGGGCGGCAGGTGCGTCCGCGCCTGTACGTAGACGGCGAGGAAGGGCGCTCCCGTGTAGCGCACCAGCGCCACCAGCCCGTTCCCCGCCAGGAGGAGCCAGAGGAGCGGCGGAAGCGCCGCCTCCTCGCGCAGGAAGCCGCCCAGGGGGCCCGCCGCCCGCCGCCGAGCCGACCCTCGCCGCGTCGCCCCCACCTCCGCCGCCCGCCTCGCCGGCCCTCCCCAACGAGTACGCGCGGCGGTCGATGGGCTATCCTCGCCATGGAGGTGGCGAGGTGGGCGAGGCCGTGCTGCACCTGCTCCGCCCGGCGGCTGGCGGCATGGGCCGCCACGTGGGCCTGCTGGCCCCGGCGCTGGCCGAGGCGGGATGGGAGGTGACGCTGGCCGGGCCCAGCGACTTCCTGGCCCGGCTCGAGGGCGCGGAGGGCCATCCGCGGCTCCTGCGCCGGGCGGTGGAGGTGCCGGCGCGCCCCTCGCCGGCCGCGCTGGCGGCGGCCCGACGCCAGCTGGCCGCGCTCCTGGCGGAGGGCGGCTACCGCCTCCTCCACCTGCACGGAACGGCCGCCCTGCTGGTGGCCGCGCCGCTCCTCCGCTCGCTCCCGGCCGGACGCCGGCCCGCGCTGGCCGTCACCCTGCACAACCTGCCGGCCGAGCGCGGCCTGCTCAGCGGTCTCGGCTACCGCTGGCTCGAGCGACGCCTCCTCTCCCTCCACCCCCTCTGGTTCGCCGTCAGCCCCCTGGTCCGGGAAGAGGCGATCCGCTGGTGGGGCCTCCCGCCGGGGCAGGTGGAGCTGCTCCCGGCCCCGCTGGAGCCGCCCCGGCAGGCGCGGGCGGAGCTTCCCTCGGCCTGGCAGTGGGAGCCCGTCTACATCGTCGGAACCGCCGCCCGGCTGGTACCGGGCAAGGGACTGGAGACTCTGCTGGAGGCGGCGGCCCGGCTCGCGCCCCGGATGCCCGAGCTCCGGCTCTGGCTGGTGGGCGACGGGCCGCTGCGACAGCCGCTTCGCCGCCAGGCAGAAGCGGCCGGCCTGGCGGGGCGCCTCCGCTGGGAAGGGGCGGTGCCCGACGCGGCGCCCTACCTGGGGGCCATGGACTGCGTCGTCGTCCCCTCGCGCGTGGAGGCGCTCTCGCTGACGGCGTTGGAGGCGCTGGCCCGCGCCCGCCCCCTGGTGGTCTCGACGGCCGTGGCGCGGACGGGCGTGGTGGAGCCCGGCAGGACCGGCTGGAGCTTCCCCACCGGCGACGCCGCGGCGCTGGCCGCCGTCCTCCGCCAGGTGCGCGAGCAGGGGGACGAGGCGGCGCGGCGGGCGGCGCGCGGCGCCGAGGAGACGCTCCGTCGCCACGGCCTGGGCCGGGCGGTGGAGCGGGTGGAGGCGGGCTACCGGAAGCTCCTGGACGGAACCGCGGACCGCCCGGCGGCCCGCGGCTGACCACGGCCGGAGCGCCGACGGCGGAGGGCCTGCGGAGAGAGAGCCCTCACGGGGAGGCGAGAGCGATGGCACGGCGAAACGAGGGGCTCATCCCCCTCTCCCAGCAGCATCACCGGGCACTGGTGGCCGGGAAGTCGCTGCGCGACGCGGCGCGCGACCCTTCCGACGCCGGCGCCCTGCGGCGCGCCGCCGAGGAGTTCCTGGCCTTCTGGCGCGAGGACGGCGCCGCCCACTTCCGCAGGGAGGAGGATCTCCTCCTCCCGTTCTACGGACGCTGGGGCGAGGCGAACGACCCGAGGGTGGTCCGCATGCTGGTGGAGCACGTCGAGCTCCGCACCCGCGTGCAGCAGCTGGAGGAGGCTTTGGCCGCGGGCCGCGAGCCGGAGGCGGGCTTTCTGGCCGACCTGGGCCGGCGCATGAGCGATCACGTCCGGCTGGAGGAGGACGAGGTCTTTCCGCTGATCGAGGCGACGGTGCCGGGCGAACGCCTGGCGGAGCTGGCA
This region of Bacillota bacterium genomic DNA includes:
- a CDS encoding glycosyltransferase, which translates into the protein MGEAVLHLLRPAAGGMGRHVGLLAPALAEAGWEVTLAGPSDFLARLEGAEGHPRLLRRAVEVPARPSPAALAAARRQLAALLAEGGYRLLHLHGTAALLVAAPLLRSLPAGRRPALAVTLHNLPAERGLLSGLGYRWLERRLLSLHPLWFAVSPLVREEAIRWWGLPPGQVELLPAPLEPPRQARAELPSAWQWEPVYIVGTAARLVPGKGLETLLEAAARLAPRMPELRLWLVGDGPLRQPLRRQAEAAGLAGRLRWEGAVPDAAPYLGAMDCVVVPSRVEALSLTALEALARARPLVVSTAVARTGVVEPGRTGWSFPTGDAAALAAVLRQVREQGDEAARRAARGAEETLRRHGLGRAVERVEAGYRKLLDGTADRPAARG
- a CDS encoding hemerythrin domain-containing protein is translated as MARRNEGLIPLSQQHHRALVAGKSLRDAARDPSDAGALRRAAEEFLAFWREDGAAHFRREEDLLLPFYGRWGEANDPRVVRMLVEHVELRTRVQQLEEALAAGREPEAGFLADLGRRMSDHVRLEEDEVFPLIEATVPGERLAELAPFF